In the Bacillus amyloliquefaciens DSM 7 = ATCC 23350 genome, ATGGTATTCTTAAAGTCCTGGCCAGCCGTGAAATCGTGCCACTTCTCTTTGGAAGGCAGCTTTTCCAGCATAAGGCCGAGCTCTATCCCTTGCGTCCGCCCGTATCGGTTTAAGCCGATCACATTTTTCAGTGAATTATTCGGCCATCTGAGCTTTTCATCGCCATCAAGGAGATAGATGTTCAGACTGTCTTCTCTCGGATCTTTACTGAAAAATCCCCAGCTTTGCGGATAAATCATGGAAACGGTTTTGGATTGATGCTTGGTTAATTGGATGGCGGAGCTTGGCAGTGCCGCGATGACGGTTAAAAACAAAACGATGATCCAGGCGGCCATTATAAAAAGAAAGAATGAAAACATGCTGTTTTGTCTCTTGTCAGTCAATTGAAACCCTCCTATCGAATGGACATTTCATTGACATGATTATACACCATTCAACAGGTAAAATATTGAGAAATTAGATTTTTTGGACTAATATACTATTATATGTAAAAAGGAGTGTTCATATGTTTTTGATGAATGATAAAGTGCTGTGGGGAGCGGTGGCACTCGCCTTTATTCTGTCGATTGTGTTTTATCCGTTTCTTCCTGCTGATATGGCTATTCACTATGACGCGTCGAACCGACCGAATACAGCCATCAATAAAACGGCCGGCGTCCTGATTTTTCCCGTGCTTATGATTGTCTGCATGTTATTCAGAAAACGGGTCGTCCAGTTATTCCTCGTCGTTTACTGCCTGCTGATCGTGCACATCGCAGTGATGTGGCTGGCAATGTAAGCATAAATAAAACCGGAGCTTAAAGGGCTCCGGTTTTGCTTATTTATAAAATACTTTCTCAATGTTGTATTTCGACTGAAGGGTATTGATCGCGTACGTTTCGTAAATATCTCTTTCCATCGGATCATTTACGACACATACCTCAATTTTATACACTTCGTCCCTGTGATGTTTAACAGGCGACACATTGTCTTCAAAATGCTTTTTGATTCTTTGTCTTAATTTACGGGCTTTCCCGACAAACAGCAGCTCGTCATGAATGTTATAAAACATAAATATGCCGCCTTTGTCTCTCGGAATTTGGTGAAAATCAATGAAACCGTAAATCGCTTTAATCGCCGGTTCATTTTCCGACGGTGACTGCTGCCGTTCTGTAATGGTTACATCAGGAGCAGGAAGTTTTATTTTTATCAAAATAGGTCACGTCCTCTTATTCATTAAAGCTCCATCCTACCATAAGAATACCCGAAAAGCCATTCTTTCATTCGAGCGCGCCGGCCGGATCATAGAGGCTCAAATCAATTTCGGTCTGCCGGCCGAGTGCGAGTTTCGCCAGTTCAGCTCCGAGATACGGTCCGCTCGTCAGACCCGAGGCGCCGAGCCCGTTGGCCACGAGGAGGCCGCTGATATTCGGCAGGCTGCCGATAACGGGAAGAAAACCGGGAGTAAACGGCCTGAAACCGACTCTTGTCTCCATCACGGTACTGTCTGAAAGCCCCGGCGCGACGGTTAATGCTTTGTCAAAAATCTCGCCGAGACCGCCTGCCGTCACCCGCAAATCCATGCCGGTATCGTTTTCATGAGTCGCGCCCGCTACGATTCTGCCGCTGTCAAATGCGAGGATGTACTGGTCGTTCGGCGGCATAACCACAGGCCATCCGCCCGTATCCTCTCCCTGAAGCTCTAAATGAACGATCTGCGCCTTTTGGTACGATACTGAAAAGCGGATGCCCAGCGGCTGAAGCAGCTCCTTCGCCCAAGCTCCCGCCGTTACGAGAACCTGGTCGGCATGAAGCGTGCGTTCTTCCGTTTTCACACCGGTGACGGCACCGTCCTCTGTCAGTATTGACGCCTCTTCATGATAAACTGCCGCACCGTGCTTTATGGCCGCGTTTAACAGTGCCTTACGAAGCGCCCTCCCGTTCACCCGGGCCGCACCGCTGATATGAACCGCTCCGTATTCCTCCGACAGCGCGGGAAACAATGCCTTCGTTTCTGCCGGAGTCAGTCTTGTGATGCCGCCGATCTCAGGAGCGTCCTCTCTTCTTTTATAAGCTCTTTCTTCCATCTGGCTGAGCTTTTTTTCATCCGTATGGAGACTGACGGCACCGACCTTTTGATAACCGGTGTCCGTTTCTCCGTCGGCTTCCAGCTGCTGGATCAATTGTTCATAATAACGGGCACCGCCTTTTGCGATTGCATACCATGCCTGATTGCGGCGCTGCGACAGCCACGGGCAAACGATCCCCGCCGCTGCGTCAGTCGCCTGACCCGGGTGTTTCCGGTCAATGACCGTTACTTCCGCGCCGGCCTTTGCAAGATGATAAGCCGCTGACGCACCGAGAATGCCGGCCCCGATAATGATATAAGACTTCATGTGTAACACCTTTTCTATCTGTTTTGTCTTATTTATTTTAACAAATGGAGCGCCCGGTTCCTACCGGAGTCCTGACGGCAATGATGAGTTTCGAAAACGGAAACGTATGATAAAAGGAATAAGTCCTCGTCTGAAAGCCGTTTTCCTCAAGAAACTTTCTGTATTGAGACATATTTTTTATATCTGACACGGCCAATGTGCCGCCGGGCCTCAGCACCCTCACCATTTCCGCGATCGCCCGTTCCCGCTCTTTTCTCCCTGAAATGTTGTGTACGACAAAATGTGAAATGACAAGGTCAAACGTTTCATCAGGAAATGGCATGTCTTGCGCCAGTCCGTCATACAGATCAATTCCCGGCGCTCCTTCAGCCAGTCTGTTTTGTTCAAACGCCTCTCGTCCGTTTCCGCCCAGATCCCAGCCAGACCACTTGTCAATCGCTGAGACATCCGCGCCTTTCTGCGCCGCGGCGATGGCTAACAGCCCCCGCCCCGTCCCGACATCAAGCACCTTCATGTTCGGCTTTAAGCCGGAAAGCGCAAGAATGCGATGGCGGTGTGAAAGTTTAATAGTCATTGAATACAGCAGCATCCAAAGACCGAGTAATAAAAACAAGGCGCCCGTCAGCCAGCCCCAGAAAGGAGAATAATTCCCCATAAAGTACCTGCGCCATAAAGGAACGCAACAAAGATAAATCCAAACGCCCCGTAAGGCGCATCAATGCCGTATCGTGTTGTCATATCGTCCAGCCCTTTCAATATTTATCCAAATAGTATACCATATGATTCTGGCAGCAGCAGAAAGGAGAAACGACAATATGAAACGAGGCCTTACGTTTGACATCCCGAACACATTCGGACAGTTTGCGGCAGACATATTAAAACCATTCCCCATTTCCGCCTATACGTGGTTTATCGGCGATGGGGAGGCATATACCGACTTCAAAGAAGACACCGATACAGACCTGTTTCCGCAAAATCAGCGCATCATTGAGGGCCATGAGCTCCGTCAGCGTCTTGAAGGAAACTCTTATTATATGATTTTTGCTGAATTGAAGGCTTTCCCAAGCGGGATGGTAACGGAAATCAATACGTACGAAGAATATTTAAAGAGTCCCTGTGAGCTTGTGCTTCTCATCGCAGATTGCTCATATGTATCCTTATACTGCAAAGATCCGGACATGCTGGAAGCTCTTTATCAGCAGGCTGTACAATGCGGATTTCTCCATGTTGACTATGTCACAGATGAGAATGATGCGAGAACGCGTTTATCTGTCTGGTGAAAGTGCGTTCTTTTTATGAATCGCTAAATAGGGCTTAGGATTCAAAATATTGACAAATTCGTGTGTTTTCAACAATAAGACATCCCCCTCATGTATACTGATGGCGTAATAAGACATGTGAAAGGGGTATGACAATGAGAAGCGGTTTGAAGAAAAAAGCAGGTTTTTGGAAGAAGACGGCGGTTTCATCACTTATTTTCACCATGTTTTTTACCCTGATGATGAGCGGAACGGTTTTGGCGGCCGGGCTGAATAAGGATCAGAAGCGCCGGGCGGAACAGCTGACCAGCATCTTTGAAAACGGAAAGACGGAAATTCAATACGGATATGTTGAAGAGTTGGATGACGGAAGAGGTTACACTTGCGGGCGGGCCGGTTTTACAACGGCTACCGGGGATGCGCTGGAAGTAGTGGAAGTATACACGAAAGCGGTCCCGAATAACAAATTGAAAAAGTATTTGCCTGAATTGCGCCGTCTTGCGAAGGACGAAAGCGATGACACAAGCAATCTGAAAGGATTCGCTTCTGCCTGGCGTTCGCTTGGCAATGATAAGGCTTTCCGAGCTGCCCAGGATGAAGTAAATGACCGCTTATATTATCAGCCGGCGATGAAACGTTCAGATCAAGCCGGATTGAAAACGGCACTGGCAAAAGCAGTGATGTACGATACAGTGATTCAGCATGGCGACGGCGATGATCCAGACTCCTTTTATGCCCTGATTAAACGCACGAACAAAAAAATGGGCGGGTCACCGAAAGACGGGACAGACGAGAAAAAATGGCTGAATAAATTTTTGGATGTGCGCTATGACGATCTGATGAATCCGTCAGATGAGGATACCCAGGATGAATGGAGAGAATCAGTAGCCCGTGTCGACGTTTTCCGTGATATCGTAAAAGCGAAGAACTATAATTTAGACGGGCCGATTCATGTCCGGTCAAGCGAATACGGAAATTTCACAATTCAATAAACAAAAAAACCCCGCCATGTGGCGGGGTTTTACTATTAACCGATTGAGCCTTCCATTTCGAATTTGATTATTTTTTAACATCTTAGCATATCACTGCTTGTCTTGATTACTGGTTTCATGGTATTTCCTGCTTTTCCTTCTCTCTTCAAATCATAATTTATCATAACTTTGTGGGTGTTGTGTGGGTGACGCCCACTATTCTTTTCTAAAATTCTAATGTATGCTGAAATAAATCTATAGTAAGGGACGATGGGGATGAACTTAAATAAAATAAGATCGGCGCTGTACAAGTCCGCGAGAATTTTGGGGGATGTCAACGCAGCCATGAAAACTTGACACAAATACGAAAAAACCATAAGCCCACGTATGTTAGACGGAGCCAAGAAAAAATGGTTTCAAAAAAATTTCTAGCTTTTAAAAAAATATATATTTAAGCTATAAATAAAAGAGGGGGATTCCATGAACTTAAATAAAATAAGATCAGCGCTCTACAAGTCGGCTAAAATTTTAGGGGATGTTAATGCTGCTAAAAAAGGGACTTTAGGTAAACGTGTAGCAAGACGTGCAGCAGGTAAAGCAACGGGTAAAATAATGAGAAGTATATTCAAATAAAGAACCAGCCATTAGATAGGCTGGTTCTTCTTTTACTTAAAGAAATGATTATGCAGTGCTTTGGAAAACCCAAATCCATCAGCTGGGCCTTTAAGCCAGATGGAAATAAACTTATCAAAATCAACTTCTTTTTCTGTATCTTTAAGTATGTTTTTAAATTCTTTGGAAAATTCCTCTAGTGAAACCTGTTCACCATTTTTCAGCTTTTCAGCTTGTTCACTCGTTAATTTGCGAAGTCCCTGATACTGATCTTCATTCAAATCGTAAGCAATAACCTGATCAAATAGTCCGAATCTGTCATAATCTGCTGCTAATTGTTGAACTAACCTTAGTTGAAAAGCCTGCTTCTCGACTTTTTTCTCTAAGTTGTCAAGCCTTTCTTCTACTGTTGCCAATTCAAATCACCTCAATTAAAAAGCTAAGAAAGTAAATACATTTGCAATAGTTCTTGCTGTAGAAGA is a window encoding:
- a CDS encoding SdpA family antimicrobial peptide system protein, whose product is MTDKRQNSMFSFFLFIMAAWIIVLFLTVIAALPSSAIQLTKHQSKTVSMIYPQSWGFFSKDPREDSLNIYLLDGDEKLRWPNNSLKNVIGLNRYGRTQGIELGLMLEKLPSKEKWHDFTAGQDFKNTIFLKMKNESPSPRLKGKMIITYERITPWAWSKHTETKRTVKKYIGVDVN
- a CDS encoding DUF1648 domain-containing protein produces the protein MFLMNDKVLWGAVALAFILSIVFYPFLPADMAIHYDASNRPNTAINKTAGVLIFPVLMIVCMLFRKRVVQLFLVVYCLLIVHIAVMWLAM
- a CDS encoding nucleotide excision repair endonuclease; amino-acid sequence: MIKIKLPAPDVTITERQQSPSENEPAIKAIYGFIDFHQIPRDKGGIFMFYNIHDELLFVGKARKLRQRIKKHFEDNVSPVKHHRDEVYKIEVCVVNDPMERDIYETYAINTLQSKYNIEKVFYK
- a CDS encoding NAD(P)/FAD-dependent oxidoreductase, with protein sequence MKSYIIIGAGILGASAAYHLAKAGAEVTVIDRKHPGQATDAAAGIVCPWLSQRRNQAWYAIAKGGARYYEQLIQQLEADGETDTGYQKVGAVSLHTDEKKLSQMEERAYKRREDAPEIGGITRLTPAETKALFPALSEEYGAVHISGAARVNGRALRKALLNAAIKHGAAVYHEEASILTEDGAVTGVKTEERTLHADQVLVTAGAWAKELLQPLGIRFSVSYQKAQIVHLELQGEDTGGWPVVMPPNDQYILAFDSGRIVAGATHENDTGMDLRVTAGGLGEIFDKALTVAPGLSDSTVMETRVGFRPFTPGFLPVIGSLPNISGLLVANGLGASGLTSGPYLGAELAKLALGRQTEIDLSLYDPAGALE
- a CDS encoding class I SAM-dependent methyltransferase, whose amino-acid sequence is MGNYSPFWGWLTGALFLLLGLWMLLYSMTIKLSHRHRILALSGLKPNMKVLDVGTGRGLLAIAAAQKGADVSAIDKWSGWDLGGNGREAFEQNRLAEGAPGIDLYDGLAQDMPFPDETFDLVISHFVVHNISGRKERERAIAEMVRVLRPGGTLAVSDIKNMSQYRKFLEENGFQTRTYSFYHTFPFSKLIIAVRTPVGTGRSIC
- a CDS encoding DUF2691 family protein, whose protein sequence is MKRGLTFDIPNTFGQFAADILKPFPISAYTWFIGDGEAYTDFKEDTDTDLFPQNQRIIEGHELRQRLEGNSYYMIFAELKAFPSGMVTEINTYEEYLKSPCELVLLIADCSYVSLYCKDPDMLEALYQQAVQCGFLHVDYVTDENDARTRLSVW
- the csn gene encoding chitosanase, with translation MRSGLKKKAGFWKKTAVSSLIFTMFFTLMMSGTVLAAGLNKDQKRRAEQLTSIFENGKTEIQYGYVEELDDGRGYTCGRAGFTTATGDALEVVEVYTKAVPNNKLKKYLPELRRLAKDESDDTSNLKGFASAWRSLGNDKAFRAAQDEVNDRLYYQPAMKRSDQAGLKTALAKAVMYDTVIQHGDGDDPDSFYALIKRTNKKMGGSPKDGTDEKKWLNKFLDVRYDDLMNPSDEDTQDEWRESVARVDVFRDIVKAKNYNLDGPIHVRSSEYGNFTIQ